In Trichomycterus rosablanca isolate fTriRos1 chromosome 20, fTriRos1.hap1, whole genome shotgun sequence, one DNA window encodes the following:
- the pdgfd gene encoding platelet-derived growth factor D — protein sequence MRPVEGTRGAARLLAHRLAPCLVCLLLVGAQVRAAKSTRATNTQRDDLFRREDVLAVSAGGQIQSPRYPNAYPRNLLLSWKLLAPPLTRFLLEFDGKFGLEDPDNNMCRFDFVEVDDVSEGSSITWGRWCGRKPPGPITSKNNQIRITFKSDDFFVAKPGFKVCYSLLMVPPSTSLNNAVTTGVSDIPASGAPLSADALDHFIAGFSTVEEILRDLNPNTWRQDLNSIYTPNTLYRPRTFHADRGQKVDLDRLHEDVKQYSCTPRNFSVNIREELRASNAVFFPRCLLVKRCGGNCACGTDNWNSCTCSAAKTISKVHEVLKFSPGPNFYRKKTRARWVLTEIHLQHHERCECVCHSRPPR from the exons ATGAGGCCGGTGGAGGGAACGCGCGGGGCCGCGCGCCTGCTCGCGCACCGTCTCGCGCCCTGTCTCGTGTGCTTGCTGCTCGTGGGTGCGCAGGTGCGAGCGGCCAAATCGACGCGCGCTACAAACACCCAGAGAGACG ATCTGTTCCGCAGAGAGGATGTCCTGGCGGTTTCGGCCGGCGGACAGATCCAGAGCCCGCGGTACCCCAACGCGTACCCGCGCAACCTCCTGTTGTCATGGAAACTGCTGGCCCCGCCTCTCACGCGATTCCTGCTGGAGTTTGACGGAAAGTTCGGATTGGAGGATCCTGATAACAACATGTGCAG ATTTGACTTCGTGGAGGTGGACGACGTGTCGGAAGGCAGCAGCATCACCTGGGGTCGGTGGTGCGGAAGGAAGCCGCCGGGTCCCATCACGTCCAAAAATAACCAGATCAGGATCACGTTTAAATCCGACGACTTCTTCGTGGCCAAGCCGGGATTCAAAGTCTGTTACTCGCTGCTG ATGGTCCCTCCTTCAACCTCTTTAAATAATGCCGTCACGACTGGAGTG agcGACATCCCCGCCTCTGGCGCTCCTCTATCGGCTGATGCGCTGGATCATTTCATCGCGGGGTTCAGCACGGTGGAGGAGATTCTCAGAGACCTGAACCCCAATACCTGGAGACAGGACCTAAACTCCATCTACACACCAAACACCCTCTACAGGCCGCGCACTTTTCATGCCGACCGGGGGCAAAAGG TTGATCTGGACCGTCTGCACGAGGATGTGAAACAGTACAGCTGCACGCCGCGTAACTTCTCTGTGAACATACGGGAGGAGCTGAGGGCCTCTAACGCAGTGTTTTTCCCACGATGCCTTCTGGTGAAGCGCTGCGGAGGAAACTGTGCCTGCGGAACCGACAACTGGAACTCCTGCACCTGCAGCGCTGCCAAAACTATCAGCAAAGTCCACGAg gtgctgAAGTTCTCTCCAGGGCCAAACTTCTACAGAAAGAAAACCCGAGCTCGATGGGTTCTAACAGAAATCCATCTGCAGCATCACGAGCgctgcgagtgtgtgtgtcattCACGGCCGCCgcgataa